From Kangiella sp. TOML190, one genomic window encodes:
- the trpA gene encoding tryptophan synthase subunit alpha, which translates to MRYQQLFNHKQSQSELAYIPFVILGDPTYQLSLKIIERLVESGADALELGFAFSDPVADGPVIQAASLRPLANHFSIKDGFKLIKQVRDKYPQLPLGLLTYANLVFAQGIDGFYQQASAAGLDSVLIADCPVQEGALFSKSASEHGIDTVYIAPPDADQQTLKLIAENSSGYTYVLSRKGITGTEVAASQANLDFIAQLKALGSPPLVQGFGISEPEHVYQAAQAGVDAIITGSAIVKLINQHYNEPQVMLAKIADYANLMASAARQALKAHDRNNQDKGSIDVDSRDNKRGTAQAGAAS; encoded by the coding sequence ATGAGGTATCAACAACTCTTTAATCATAAGCAGTCTCAATCTGAGCTAGCTTACATTCCTTTTGTGATTTTAGGAGATCCGACTTATCAGTTATCGCTAAAAATAATTGAGAGGCTAGTCGAATCGGGAGCCGATGCTTTGGAGTTGGGCTTTGCTTTTTCCGATCCGGTGGCAGATGGGCCTGTAATTCAAGCAGCGAGCCTGCGTCCTTTGGCCAATCACTTCAGTATCAAGGACGGTTTTAAGCTAATCAAGCAGGTTCGCGATAAGTATCCGCAGCTGCCGCTAGGACTTTTGACGTATGCCAATTTAGTATTTGCGCAAGGAATTGATGGTTTTTATCAACAAGCCAGTGCTGCGGGACTAGATTCAGTCTTGATCGCAGATTGCCCGGTACAAGAGGGAGCCTTATTTTCCAAGTCTGCTTCTGAGCACGGAATTGATACGGTTTATATTGCGCCGCCAGATGCTGATCAGCAAACGCTTAAATTGATTGCTGAAAACTCCAGTGGTTATACCTATGTGTTAAGTCGAAAAGGAATTACTGGTACTGAAGTCGCGGCGTCTCAAGCCAATCTGGACTTTATTGCTCAATTGAAAGCCTTAGGTAGCCCACCTTTGGTGCAAGGTTTTGGCATTTCTGAGCCCGAGCATGTCTATCAAGCAGCACAAGCTGGTGTTGATGCGATAATAACCGGTTCGGCCATAGTGAAATTGATCAATCAGCATTATAATGAGCCACAAGTAATGCTTGCTAAAATTGCAGATTATGCCAACCTTATGGCTAGTGCGGCTAGGCAAGCTTTAAAAGCGCACGATCGTAACAATCAAGATAAGGGCTCAATTGATGTCGATAGCAGAGACAATAAAAGAGGAACTGCTCAAGCTGGAGCAGCAAGTTGA
- the aroA gene encoding 3-phosphoshikimate 1-carboxyvinyltransferase translates to MAKRKIIKNNLGFSPDQPLRVKVPGSKYLANRYLVIAALCDGETQLTNVPMNDDIKASLVAIEALGAEVKVTPDIIGITGIKNYQPEKNILINCRDSGTLSRFVTALAATLASPVTIDASQQMRQRPMQEIIDSLTSLQVKLESNEGYLPLQVQGPIKGGICQLDASRSSQFLSALLIACLKSEEDSRIQVTGDLVSQSYVELTLAAIQKFSGQIQQPNATEYFIPKHQDLTAPCIEVASDVVSCSYFMAAALIAKTSIRIEAYDFDSPQGEAQFPTVLEKMGAKVERLDEELVISYQDDLHGIDVDMGNMPDAVPTLTVIAAFAQGETRISNIAHLAFKESNRIVDLCEQLKKLGVNCQYDKDSIRIYGGAKLTAADVSSCHDHRLAMSLALVGVQIPGIVIEDSQAVEKSFPQYWQYLEQIGIVTEEIQ, encoded by the coding sequence TTGGCTAAACGCAAAATCATCAAAAATAACCTCGGTTTTTCCCCTGACCAACCACTGCGGGTTAAAGTTCCGGGTAGTAAATATTTAGCGAATCGCTATTTAGTCATAGCGGCTTTATGTGATGGTGAAACTCAGCTTACCAATGTTCCGATGAATGACGATATTAAGGCTTCCTTAGTAGCGATCGAGGCCTTGGGAGCCGAAGTAAAAGTCACTCCTGATATTATTGGCATCACAGGTATAAAAAATTATCAGCCAGAAAAAAATATCCTAATTAATTGTCGCGATAGTGGCACTTTAAGTCGTTTTGTTACCGCGCTAGCCGCTACTTTAGCTTCGCCAGTGACCATCGATGCTAGCCAGCAAATGCGCCAACGACCAATGCAAGAAATTATTGATTCGCTAACAAGCTTGCAAGTTAAGCTGGAATCTAATGAAGGTTATTTACCGCTACAGGTGCAAGGGCCAATTAAAGGCGGGATTTGTCAGCTCGATGCTTCGCGTTCCAGCCAATTCTTAAGCGCTTTGTTGATTGCTTGCTTAAAGTCAGAAGAAGATTCTCGAATACAAGTTACCGGCGATTTAGTATCTCAAAGCTATGTGGAGCTGACATTAGCGGCAATACAAAAATTTTCAGGTCAAATCCAACAGCCAAATGCTACAGAATACTTTATTCCCAAGCATCAAGATTTGACTGCTCCTTGCATTGAGGTTGCCAGCGATGTGGTAAGTTGCAGCTACTTTATGGCGGCGGCTTTAATTGCTAAAACTTCAATAAGGATCGAGGCTTATGATTTTGACTCGCCACAGGGCGAAGCCCAGTTTCCAACTGTCCTAGAAAAAATGGGGGCTAAAGTAGAACGACTTGATGAGGAGCTTGTAATTAGTTATCAAGACGACTTGCATGGCATTGATGTGGATATGGGGAATATGCCGGACGCGGTTCCAACGCTAACCGTGATCGCGGCTTTTGCGCAGGGTGAAACGCGGATCAGCAATATTGCTCACTTGGCTTTTAAAGAATCGAATCGGATTGTGGATTTGTGCGAGCAGCTAAAAAAGCTTGGAGTTAATTGTCAGTATGATAAGGACTCGATTAGGATTTATGGTGGCGCTAAACTTACAGCTGCCGATGTTTCGAGTTGTCATGATCATCGATTAGCCATGTCTTTAGCGCTAGTCGGGGTCCAAATTCCCGGAATTGTTATAGAAGATTCTCAGGCAGTGGAAAAGTCGTTTCCACAATATTGGCAATACTTAGAGCAGATTGGTATTGTGACGGAAGAAATTCAGTAG